The DNA region TGAGGCAAACCCCATTTATCCTTTTTATCAGAACTCAACGTAACTCTATTATCATCATAAGGTAAAAATTCACCAAACCCAGTTACCCCAATTTGCCAACCGCCCGGTTTTAGTATTGCTTCTTTTAATTGTTCACCATAACCTAATTCCGCAATAGATTCTGACCAATCATGTCTGCTTGCTCCTCCCTGAAATCCATATCCGCGTAAAAAGGATTCTTTTTTTGTCTTTTCATCAAGATTCACAAAACGTGGAATATAAAATCCATTAGGTCTTCTACCTTTATAATATTTATCTAAATGACCATCTACTTTCGCTGTGGCTCCTAGTTTATAATGATGATCCATTATTCCTCTACCCAAAGCATCAGAATCATTTCCTAAACCATTAGGGAAACGTTCAGATTTTGATTGTAATAAAATACCTACCGAAGCCATAGCCGAAGCACATAAGAAAATAACCTTAGCTTTAAATTCTATTTTTTCACTAGTAACTGTATCAATAATTTTAACACCAGTAGCTCTTTTTGTAACATCGTCATACATCACTTCATATACTATTGAATTAGGTCTCAAGGTCATATTTCCTGTACGTTCAGCAGCAGGTAATGTAGAAGCATTGCTACTGAAATAAGCACCATATGGACACCCTCTCCAACACCTATTTCTATATTGACAAGGTCCACGCCCTTTAATATCAGTTGTGTTACCTGTTATGTTTGCGGCTCTACCAATAGTAAGTAATCTTCCGTCATCAAACTTTTCAGCCAAAGCGTTTTTTAAATCAATCTCTGCACAATGCAATTCCATGGGCGGTAAAAATTTTCCATCGGGCAATTGTTTTAATCCTAAATTTTCACCACTAACTCCTATATATTCCTCGACCATATCATACCATGGCGAAATATCTTTATAACGCACTGGCCAATCAATACCAATACCTTCTTTTTTATTGGCCTCAAAATCAATATCGCTCCACCTATAACTTTGCCTTCCCCAAGTTAAAGAACGACCACCTACTTGATATCCACG from Aureibaculum sp. 2308TA14-22 includes:
- a CDS encoding GMC family oxidoreductase, translated to MNQQSEYDAIVVGTGISGGWAAKELCEKGLKTLVLERGPMVEHVKDYKTMNDDPWDYELKGELSPADLEKYHIQKRVGWAPQEDCKHFFVNDLDHPYVETKRFDWIRGYQVGGRSLTWGRQSYRWSDIDFEANKKEGIGIDWPVRYKDISPWYDMVEEYIGVSGENLGLKQLPDGKFLPPMELHCAEIDLKNALAEKFDDGRLLTIGRAANITGNTTDIKGRGPCQYRNRCWRGCPYGAYFSSNASTLPAAERTGNMTLRPNSIVYEVMYDDVTKRATGVKIIDTVTSEKIEFKAKVIFLCASAMASVGILLQSKSERFPNGLGNDSDALGRGIMDHHYKLGATAKVDGHLDKYYKGRRPNGFYIPRFVNLDEKTKKESFLRGYGFQGGASRHDWSESIAELGYGEQLKEAILKPGGWQIGVTGFGEFLPYDDNRVTLSSDKKDKWGLPQLDFDVEFKENEYNMREDIKKEIVSMFKAAGFKDVKAYDEPSGPGLGIHEMGGARMGENPKTSILNRNNQVHSVPNVYVTDGAFMTSSSCVNPSLTYMAFTARAANHATEQLKLGKFS